In Phacochoerus africanus isolate WHEZ1 chromosome 16, ROS_Pafr_v1, whole genome shotgun sequence, one genomic interval encodes:
- the LOC125117422 gene encoding histone H2B type 2-K1 yields the protein MSSAHGQQQQQQQQQQQGGGRRGRSSGEKKSKKRNRRKETYSMYIYKVLKQVHPDIGISSKAMSIMNSFVNDVFERLAGEAARLAQYSGRTTLTSREVQTAVRLLLPGELAKHAVSEGTKAVTKYTSSK from the exons ATGAGCTCAGCGCAtggacagcagcagcagcagcagcagcagcagcagcaggggggCGGCCGGAGGGGCCGTAGTTCTGGGGAGAAGAAGTCCAAAAAGCGCAACCGGCGCAAAGAAACCTACTCAATGTACATCTACAAGGTGCTGAAGCAG GTGCACCCCGACATCGGCATCTCTTCCAAGGCCATGAGCATCATGAACTCATTTGTGAATGATGTGTTTGAGCGGCTGGCCGGCGAGGCCGCCCGGCTGGCCCAGTACTCGGGCCGAACCACGCTGACATCCCGGGAGGTGCAGACGGCCGTGCGTCTGCTGCTGCCTGGCGAGCTGGCCAAGCACGCTGTGTCTGAGGGCACTAAGGCTGTCACCAAGTACACCAGCTCCAAGTGA
- the IQCA1L gene encoding IQ and AAA domain-containing protein 1-like, which translates to MSEGSYQRLWDSSHLILQELLDQEKPLQEPVPDRERPSFQYRLSSLYLCYLRLLRRFDTLYDQMVQPQKRRLLRRLLDSVAARVLELKDELVRVDLCETHCLDQLLHDLKLTPADLEVPIPKYFLLEQSSVLKEREQMLAEILSSLKPVLSEESVPVLSRTEAIILLQRAERARQGRLRATFMREIRKEEEHDRKIREEGRHRFSQDEAAITIQKVWKGYWQRKHTQQDRRTEMEFIGMLPSSSQADHLGIMARASLREDVRRLRQVEKEEEFQLAIAKTHEALRELEGPDMKEKMKEQIRQWFIECHALTGRFPDYPDESLGGSYLIFADKTPGQVKMELEVQVQESKKREQEKSKGKEKEKEEKEKKGKTGEGEANATLRMLPSRSIPVIRAGHEEHTNWWENRYESFHPSQSFDSETLQVEQRKEVEQEIRIQVDELMRQELKSLRLAVDREEGRPLKPPKKKPGKKAWKKKMEKDLTADRSMDSLFKELVIFGLLKKSEAVALKDYVGDCLYLGSTLHLANRFPMPSLFDIRQNMALYGVLRLGSPDIHSMAPLIRSILLVGPPGMGKKMLVKAVCTETGANLFDLSPSNLQGKYPGKTGVQMLVHVVFKVARYLQPSVIWIGNAEKNFYKRVPKEDKEMDPKRIKKDLAKALRLLSPGDRVVLIGTSDRPQVAEMKGLCSTYQRILLLPRPDYASRYVLWKHMIEARGGQATQALDISALAKVSDGYTPGCILQAIQAVLTERRLLQLARRPLVASEFLGHLAKLDPVYREEEESLKDWYFKTPLGQKKMKLSQDQDAAEEAKLAKEKKKKK; encoded by the exons ATGTCTGAGGG ATCCTACCAGCGCCTCTGGGACTCCTCCCACCTAATCTTGCAAGAGCTGCTGGACCAGGAGAAGCCCCTGCAGGAACCCGTGCCCGACCGGGAGCGGCCATCCTTCCAGTACAGGCTCTCTTCGCTCTACCTGTGCTACCTGAGGCTGCTGCGCCGCTTTGACACCCTCTATGACCAGATGGTCCAGCCGCAGAAGCGGCGGCTGCTGCGGCGGTTGCTGGACAGTGTGGCGGCCCGGGTGCTGGAGCTCAAGGACGAGCTGGTGCGAGTCGACCTGTGCGAGACCCACTGCCTGGACCAGTTGCTGCATGACTTGAAGCTCACTCCG GCAGACCTGGAGGTTCCAATTCCCAAATACTTCCTGCTGGAGCAGTCCAGCGTCCTGAAGGAGCGAGAGCAGATGCTGGCAGAGATCCTGTCCAGCCTGAAGCCGGTGCTCTCCGAGGAA AGCGTTCCAGTGTTATCCCGGACTGAGGCCATAATCCTACTGCAAAGGGCTGAGCGGGCCAGGCAAGGCAGGCTTCGAGCCACGTTCATGCGAGAGATTCGGAAAGAGGAGGAGCACGATCGGAAGATTCGGGAGGAAGGGCGGCACAGGTTCAGTCAGGATGAAGCAGCAATCACCATACAGAAG GTGTGGAAGGGTTACTGGCAGAGGAAACACACTCAGCAGGACCGGCGAACAGAGATGGAGTTCATTGGCATG CTCCCTTCGTCCAGCCAGGCGGACCACTTGGGCATCATGGCCCGGGCCAGCCTCAGGGAGGATGTCCGCAGGCTGCGCcaggtggagaaggaggaggagttccaGTTGGCCATAGCGAAGACCCACGAGGCTCTCAGGGAGCTGGAGGGGCCCGacatgaaggagaaaatgaaggagCAAATCCGACAATGGTTTATCGAGTGCCA TGCCCTTACTGGCCGATTCCCTGATTATCCAGATGAGTCTTTAGGCGGATCCTACCTGATCTTTGCAGACAAGACTCCAGGACAG GTGAAAATGGAACTGGAGGTGCAGGTCcaggaaagcaaaaaaagggagcaagagaaaagtaaggggaaagaaaaagagaaagaagagaaagagaagaaaggaaagactgGGGAGGGG GAAGCAAATGCAACGCTGAGAATGCTGCCATCCAGATCCATCCCTGTGATTCGTGCCGGGCACGAGGAGCACACAA ACTGGTGGGAGAACCGGTATGAGAGCTTCCATCCCAGTCAGAGTTTTGACTCAGAGACCCTCCAGgtggagcagaggaaggaagtgGAGCAGGAAATCCGGATACAG GTGGATGAGCTGATGCGGCAGGAGCTGAAGAGCCTGCGGCTGGCCGtggacagggaggaggggagacccTTGAAGCCTCCGAAG AAGAAGCCTGGGAAGAAAGCTTGGAagaagaagatggagaaagacCTGACTGCAGACAG GTCTATGGACTCTCTGTTCAAGGAGCTTGTCATCTTTGGCCTTCTCAAGAAGAGCGAGGCAGTGGCCTTGAAGGACTATGTCG GTGACTGCCTCTACCTTGGGTCCACTCTGCACTTGGCAAACAGGTTCCCTATGCCTTCGCTGTTTGACATACGACAGAACATGGCCTTGTACGGGGTCCTGCGGCTTG GCTCCCCTGATATACACTCCATGGCCCCCCTCATCCGCTCCATCCTCCTGGTGGGTCCCCCTGGCATGGGGAAGAAGATGCTGGTTAAGGCCGTGTGCACAGAAACTGGTGCCAATCTTTTCGACCTGTCACCGAGCAACCTGCAGGGCAAATATCCTGGCAAGACCGGGGTGCAGATGCTGGTGCACGTCGTCTTTAAG GTGGCCCGATACCTGCAGCCCTCTGTGATCTGGATTGGGAACGCCGAGAAGAATTTCTACAAGCGGGTCCCAAAAGAGGACAAGGAG ATGGACCCAAAACGAATAAAGAAGGACCTCGCCAAGGCCCTGCGACTGCTGAGTCCCGGAGATCGCGTGGTGCTTATCGGGACCTCCGACCGGCCGCAGGTGGCCGAGATGAAAGGACTGTGCAGCACCTACCAGCGGATCCTCCTCCTGCCTCGGCCCGATTACGCCTCTCGCTACG tgcTCTGGAAGCACATGATAGAGGCCCGGGGAGGCCAGGCGACCCAGGCCCTGGACATCAGTGCCCTGGCCAAGGTGTCCGACGGCTACACGCCTGGCTGCATTCTTCAAGCAATCCAAGCCGTGCTGACCGAACGGCGGCTCCTGCAATTGGCCAGGCGGCCCCTGGTGGCCTCTGAGTTCCTGGGGCATCTGGCGAAGCTGGACCCCGTgtacagggaggaggaggagtcccTGAAG GACTGGTACTTCAAGACCCCACTGGGCCAGAAGAAGATGAAACTTAGCCAGGACCAGGACGCTGCTGAGGAAGCCAAGCTggcaaaggagaagaagaagaagaagtga